TCACACGCTCAACGCAGTGCCTATGAAAATAAAGAGGTCTCAGCAGGCTTAGAGCATGCATTTGGAGAAATTACTACAAATATTCATACAGAAGCAAAAATTGTTGATGAAGGGTCACAAGAAGCTGATAAGTTAAAAAATATGCTTCTTGCAAGTAATCAGGAAGTTACACTTACTAAAGATAATATGTTACATGCAAATCAAAGTTTACAAGATGCTATTAATCTTATTCAAAATACCATTGCACAAATAGAAAACAATGCTGTTGTTGAAAATGAACTTGCTGAAAGACTTCAACAACTTAGCCATGATGCAGAACAGGTAAAAGAGGTTCTAACGGTTATCTCAGATATTGCAGACCAGACAAACCTTCTTGCACTTAATGCTGCTATTGAAGCTGCTCGTGCAGGTGAGCATGGTAGAGGATTTGCAGTTGTTGCAGATGAAGTTAGAAAGCTAGCAGAACGCACACAAAAGAGTCTTGCAGATATAAATGCTACTATTAACATAATTGTACAATCTATTATGGACAGTAGTAGTGCTATGAATAAAAATATAGAAAATGTCAATAGATTGACAGAAGATGCTTCTAAGGTACAAAATGAGATTGGTAATGTTTCTGTAAAAATGACTGAAGCAGTTGGCAGTGTTGAAAGTACTGCAAAAACAATTGATGATGCAGCAAAAATTATGGAAGCATTCATAGGAAAAATGATTAAGATAAAAGAGCTTTCTGAAACAAATACAAATAACATTTTTAATAGTGAAGAAAATGTTAAACGTATTGGCAAACTTGCTGACGAAGTTCTAAGACAAATTAGTCAATTTAGAGTATAAACTATAATTGAGGAGAAGTTCTTTACTTCTCCTTTAATGCTTTTCTATCTTATTTTTAATACTCTCAAAATCTTTACCAAAAGCAAAA
The Hydrogenimonas thermophila genome window above contains:
- a CDS encoding methyl-accepting chemotaxis protein translates to MEWAKLKNIRILISNLQLPIKDVVNFYSNMNAKILEIIATTSKLSPAKLITIDLVAYTAFLKAKERAGIERAILSATFAANKFAPGMYNKFITLVAEQNSYLDDFLSFAPESISSLYKNAVNDPSFAKVTKMRNIAIKKAFAGNFNIDAEYWFDTITQKINILKKVDDSISKQIKKDLNSFHSMAFVNTFIGIFVIITMLIIAFLSIKDMDMRLNSLKNLIVKIAQTKDLTTEIRIYENDEFGSIRSALRDFLNALHNFTSHAQRSAYENKEVSAGLEHAFGEITTNIHTEAKIVDEGSQEADKLKNMLLASNQEVTLTKDNMLHANQSLQDAINLIQNTIAQIENNAVVENELAERLQQLSHDAEQVKEVLTVISDIADQTNLLALNAAIEAARAGEHGRGFAVVADEVRKLAERTQKSLADINATINIIVQSIMDSSSAMNKNIENVNRLTEDASKVQNEIGNVSVKMTEAVGSVESTAKTIDDAAKIMEAFIGKMIKIKELSETNTNNIFNSEENVKRIGKLADEVLRQISQFRV